GTTGACTAATACTGCTCTAAATTCTGTAATGGGTGGTTCTTCGTCACTTTAGTTGAAAGCTTTTATTTGTTAGGATCATTTTCCTTTTTAGCAGTTCTAATCCGGCTCTTCCATACATTATTCTTTTTATAGCTTTAAGCTTATTCACAAATCCTTCAACAATTCCATTTGATATTGGGTAAATGATAGTATTTCTTACAGCTTTAATATCTAATTTTATTCCTATGATAAATGTTCTTAACTTAGATAGAGTTGTATTTTTATGTTTTTCAATCCATTGATCCAACAATTCAGCTTTGTTACCCATGATTGTTTTATAGAATGATTCGGCTGCTCTATATAAAGATTCAAACCATTTCAGCCCCATCAATATGCTCATTAAATCTTTATCTTTTTCATTCAATTTGTATTCTCGTATGCTTTTGAAAACAACAGCGGATATAGTTTTTACAGGTATTAATGGTTCTCGCTTGTCAACCGGTTTATCCTTTCTGATACATCCTGTTTTCTTTTCTCTTTTTCAGCAAAGATGCCTGTAATGGTAATAAAACGGACTAAGGCCCCCTGTAAAACCTTTATTTACGACATCCTTATAAGTGCTTTTTAATGTTTTTCCTTTGGCGCATTCACTCTCTACATATTGATCAAACTTATAATATTCATTCCTTGGACTGCTTCTTCTTATAGGAAGTGTTTCATACTGCATGTATTTACGGGCCGTTTGTCTGGCGATGTGCAATCTTCTTGCTATTGCATTAATCTTAAAACCTTTAGACTGTAGTTCTTTCACTTCATTAAACATGTTTATTCTAGAATCGGTTTTTTGCTCTATTTCGGTGGCCATTTCTGTGATTCCCTCTAGTTTCTCTAATGGAGTTTTATTCATAGGTACTTCTTCCGGGCGAATTGCTTTTCTATAATCCGAATAATTATCGATTATTATTTTGGTAACACAATCAAGCATATTCTTTACTAAATGAAATCTGTCGGCAACTTCCGCTATATCTCTCCCTGTATTTGCTATAGCCGAAGAATAATTCGTGGACCGGTCACGGCTGACCAGATTTACATCGGAATGTTTTCTTATCCAACATTCAAAGCTCTCCGTTTCTCTGTCAGCAAGCAAATCAATTACGTCTCTCGTCTTTAAATCAACAAGAATACTCCCATAAGTTACTCCCTTGCGAAAAACCCAATCATCTACACCAAGAGTTGTTATGACTCCACAATCAGGTATATCCATCCGATAGATTGTTCTCAGAACCGTGCTGGGACTCACCGGGATTTGCATTGATTTCAATGATACCCCGGTATTTATGGCGGACATTCTTACTCCAAGATTACCAATAATAGTTTCACAACGTTTAGTGCGCCTTCTATATCTGCATATTTCATCTCCGGGTTGTTCCGCAAAAGTTTTCTTCGAACAAATTGTATTCTTGCAGAAAAACTTACGGGCTTGAAAAAATATACTGACTTTATGGTTTAGAACAGGCAAATCTCTCAGAGTACGGGCATAAACACTATGCACCTTATAACTTATCGCTCCACAATATGGGCAAACACCAAATGTTTTTGAGGATTTTAAATATAAAATAATTTCTGTGTCTATAACCCTTAATGATTCAACATGAAGCATTGAAGATTTGAAAATTTCGTTGAAGGGGTGTATTGTATCGGAAAAAGTTTCAGTTGTTCTAAAACTCGGTTTTAGGGTTTTATTGTTATATTTGTTCTTGTTAGGATATTTAGGCATTGCTTTGTTCTTTCTGTTTGGCGATATAAAAATGCAAAATATACGCCTAATATCCTAACTATTAAACATGTACGAAATGATAAATGCACACATTAAAAAGTGTTATGTGTGTATTTGGAATCAAAACAAGCACAAAGATATAACCTTCAACTAAAGTGACGAAGAACCACCTTTTATAGGGTAAGACACAGTTTTGGTTAATTCATTGAGTTGCTTTTTTAGCTGGCAATTTATGGATTAGCAGCTTCTGTACTTATCTATTTTTGGGGCTGAGAAATAAACAATTTATTTGTGCCTGCAGAGATTGGAGGTTCACAAAATAGTTTTATATAGAAATAGTATTTCAGAACCAGGCAAGTAGATAAGCAAAAAGAGAGTGCCTTTGTGAGACACTCTCTTTGAAAATAAATAAAGAATACAATTCTATTTCCAACCAGGATTTTGAATCAAAGTACCTTTTGCCCTATTGAATTCTGATAATGGAATTGCAAAATGGTAATCGCGAGGTGATTCGAATTTAAATGGTTTTCTAACCGTTATGATTTCAAAGTTAGAACAAGTCTGTGTCTTGCTGTCATAACCGGTCCATTTAATGCCGGTAGGATTATAATCATTCAGATTTTCCTTGAGTTTACGACGCAACAGGTCAACAAATCTAATTCCACCTTCACTTACAAACTCAATGCGTCTTTCATTGATAATAAAAGAGATCATTTCATCCTTGGTCATATTGGTGGGAACACCGTACCTTTGATTGGCTCCTGCTACTATACCGGCTCTTTTTCTGATGGCAAACAGTTGACTTTCAATCGTGCTTCGGTTTGCATCCACATCCAATTCAGTAAGCGCTTCAGCATACATTAACATAAAGTCTGCTAAACGAAAAATAGGAAATCCCGAATCGTTGGCTCCACTACTGCCGTAACTGGATTCCTTAACGAATTTCCTTAAAATATAACCTGTATAAGTAGAATAAGAATCATATCCCATTCCGTCTGTAGTTGCTTTATAATAAAGATTCACCCTTCCTGGAGTTTGAGAGGAATAGGAGGTAATCCATTTTGCACCATCATAAATGATGGTATTGTAAAAGCGAGGATCCCTGTTTTCATAAGGTTTGGCTGGGTTATAAGTTGTTCCTGAAGCCTTAATTGATTCTCCTGTTTTCATTGGGAATGCATCCACCAACTCCTGATAGGGGTACTGATAGTGCTGTCCGCCGCGAGATGCAGGGAGCAAGTAGCTGCTGGTAAATCCCGTTGCTTGCAGTAACAATTTAAAAATACACTCGGTATTTTTTCTGGTTGTTGTTACCAGATAAAAGCCATAACCAGGCCTTGTTGCATTGTCCTCCACCAATGAGTAGCCTGCATTCAATACAGCTTCAATGGCTGTTTTCGCTTTTTGCCAACGGTTTACATCATACGAATCGTAACCCAGGAATGCTTTCGTATCATCAGTTCCTACATTACCACCGTTAGACAGAGGACTAGCAGCGAGCCAAAGAACTTTTGCCTTTAGTGCCAAAGCAGCCCCTCTTTCAATTCTTCCATAATCGGTCGCTTCATAGGAGGTTGGCAAATTAGGTATTATTGCATCCATTTCCGAAACAATGTAATCAACCATTTCTGCATAAGTGGCCCGCGTCTCTTTCGGAATGTCGGAGTCGCCATATACATTATCTTTCAAAAGAGGCACCCCTCCCCAATAAGTCAAAAGATAATAGTAATAATAGGATCTCAAGAAGCGAGCTTCAGATTTCATTCGCTCTTTTCTGGAAGCTGAAAGAGGACTCTGATCTACATTAAGTAAAAAAGTAGTTGCAGTGTTTATAGCAATGTAGGTTTCACTCCACTTTGTTAAAAACTCGCTACATGAAGCCGGAGAAAGATAAGAGCTGTAATCATTAAATGCAAGTGTGTTACTCAGTCTGGTTGCACCTGTCCAAAGCAGGCAGGTATTATCTGTTGCCCCGTCCCAGTCGGCATAATAGCCAGTTCCACCCTGCTCGGCAAAGTAAGGTTTAATTAGTTTTGAATACACATTTGCCAGATATTGTTCTGTTCGTGTACTATCGGAAAAGACCCAAAGTCGATCAACAACAGTGTCGGCTTTTGAATCAAGAAATCCTTCGCTAGATTCTGTGCAACCCACAGACAAAAATAGAGCAGCTAGGGACGAAACAAATATCGATTTTTTAAATATAGCTTTCATAATCACAAATTGTAAATTAAGTAGATTTTATTTAGAATGTCACTTGCAATCCGAAATTGAACAGACGTTGTTGCGGATAGCTGGAATAGGCAGCCCGATCAGCATCTGAATTTGACTCCGGATCGACTTGATAAAGATTTAGTCCACACCATGTAATCAGATTCTGACCGGTAACAAATGCACGGGCACTATTAATTCCAAGAGTTTTTGTTAGTCTCCTTGAGAAATTGTATCCGATTTCAATATTCTTTAATCGCAAGTAGTCAGTCGGACGTAGCCAGAAAGTGGAACTATGAGAATTAGCACCTCCAAAGCGTGGAAATTCTGCGCTTTTATTCATCTCGATCAAAGTAGCTTCATCCGTTACAAAATTCCAATCTTTATCAAAATAGCTCCATCGTTTGGTATGAATATCAGATGGCACGCCATTGTCATTACCAATTTGTAAGAGCGTCTGCGAGCTTATAACTCCACCGGTAGCGCCCTGAAACAGTACTGAAAAATCCCAGTTTTTGTAGCTGCATCCCAATGTGAGGCCAAAAGTATAGTCTGGATAGTTATGTCCGATATCTGTTTGGTCATAAGGATCAATTACTCCATCCGGTTTACCCTCCGGACCACTAATATCTCTATACTTCAAGTCTCCTGGTTTTAGATTTCTACTCAATCCATCTTTGGGACTGTTGGCTATGTCACTTTGAGACTGATAGAATCCATCCCAAATGTAACCCACAGTTCTACCGAGGTTGTGCCCCGTTGCCATAAGAGCCGGATACATGTTTCTGGCCTCGTCGTTGAATAAAACCTTATTTACAGCATGAGATACAGTTCCTCTGATGTTGTAACTGAAGTTTTTATTGATCTTGCTACGCCAAGTGATTTCTCCATCGAAACCTTGATTCTGGTTTTTACCCATATTCCGAGGAGGCAAAACAGAAGAAGGAATTCCTATATAATAGGGCATAGAACCTCTGGCAAGGAGAATATTGTATCGTTTATTGAAGAAATAATCGGCTGTGATTCCTAATTTACCTTTGAACAACCGTATATCAGTTCCAATATCCAATTTTTTCTCTTTTTCCCAGCTAACATTATCGTTTGGAAGCTGAGATAAAACCATCGCATTTACGTATGTTGGATTTTCACCAAAGTAATACCCTCCAGATGTTACATACTTTTCAACATAATAGTTCGAAAATGAGCTGTTGAAATAATCAGAACCTACCACACCATATGAGCCTCTTAACTTAAAATACTCTACACCAAGTTTATCTCTTAAGAAATCCCCGGCAAACGGTTCTTCGCTGATGTTCCACCCCAAGCTAAGAGCGGGGAACAAATCAAAACGTTTCTTGGCTTTAAATTTGTCTGAACCGTTGTATGCTCCACTTAGTTCTACCATGTATCTTGATTTATAATCATAACTGATGCGCGAATTATAACCTTTTGAATTATCAGGAGTGTCAGCAGCACTTCGCGAGCTATTCCATGAAGCTAAGATTAAAGCGGCCAAATTATGAGGACCGAATTTTCGATTGTAGCTCAAATGAATCTGCGTTCCTAATTTGAGATACGGATAGCTTGAACTGTAGCCGGAAGCAGACGACAGATTGGGTAATACATACGTATCCGGAGTACATGAATTATAGGTGCCTGAATTTGAATCATATTGATATTCCAGGAATGTGTCGCGGGTTAAACTTTTGTAAAAAGACCAGGTATTGGTTACAGCCAACAACCCTTTTACTTTTAGACCAGGTGTTATAAAATCCAATTTTTGCTCTATAGCAGCATTTCCAACAACATTATTAGTAAATGTACGGGTGTATCCTCCCCATTGAAGTAAAGAAACCGGGTTGGTGGATGCGTTACCTGTCCGCCCTCCATAGGTTCCATTCTCATTATACACGGGGTACAACCATGAGTTAAGTGTACCTGAACTGATGCGGGCAAAAAAGGGCAAAGCACCTCCTGTTCGTCTTGGATCAGGCAAATAGGGCTCATTCTTCTCATCGATTACACCATTTACACCTAACTTTAACAAAGTACTTTTGGTAATGTTAAAGTCAAGATTAGCACGCACATTGTATCGGTTGAGATAATATTGGTTGTTGAATCCTTCGGTTGAATATTTTTTCAACATACCATCTTGATGAAGATAACCAAGCGAGAGGAAATATTTTACATTTTTTGATCCGCCTTGAATATCAAAAGTCTGTTTCGTTTGTATTGAAGCCTGGCGATAGAGCTCTTTGTACCAATCCACATTGGGATAAACATATGGCATGTCTTGCAACTTGTAGTGCTCCAAAACGTCGGATGCCAATAAACTGTTGGAGTTTTCGGGCTTGAAGCTTGGGTCAACTCCACTGAGATCTGATAATATGTTATTATTTAGATACTGCTCTCTGATAAGCATTAACGATTCGTACGATGAAAGGCTTTTTCGAACATAAGTAGGTTGTTGAACACCAAAATCTGTTCTAAAGGTAACTTTAGCAGCACCTTCTTCTCCTCGACGAGTGGTGACTAAAATAACCCCGTTTGCCCCTTTAATACCAAAAATCGCAGTACTACCTGCATCCTTTAATATGGATATGCTTTCTACGTCGTTTGGGTCCATTTGCGTAAGTGCTTGGATAGTAGATTCTACATCATCAATAAGCACTAAAGGAGTATTGTTTGATGATGATGAAATTCCTCGAATCATCAAATTGGCGGCATCATTGCCCGGCTGTCCGCTTCGTTGCAATTGAAACAAACCCGGTAATTTACCGACAAGAGCATTTTGAATACTCGCAGAAGGAGATTGACGAATGCTTTTACTGTCTATTTGACTGATTGCCGCCACATTTGAGATTCTGCTTTTAGTTCCAAACCCCATTTGTACAATCTGAACTTCCGGCAATATCTTTGAATCGTCTTCCAACTCGATCGTTGATTCCTTGAGTATCGAACCGGCAGTTAATGTTTTGTCGACATAACCGATGTATTTAATCCAAATCTTTGAAGATGAAGATTTTACTTTGAGCGAAAATTTGCCGTCTACATCCGAGGTTGTACCGTTGCGTATATTTTCGGCTTCTACAATCGCAGCGCCGATTAGGGGATTGCCCGATTGGTCAACAACTGTACCTTTGATATTAATTTGAGCTATAGCATAAAGCGGCAAAAGAGCGAATAATGCTATTATTATTAATCTGTTTTTCATAATTCTATTTTTGGCAAGTAAACTAATAATTCCATCCGATATTTTGAGTTAAAGCGCTATTAGCAACCATTTCATTTCTTGGTATCGGATACCAATACATTTTTGAAGCATCGAACTGTTGAGTGCGAACATTCGTTGTAGCATATGTAAACGTGCCATCAGCTTGTTTTGTAATAACCATGCCTTTTATGGGCTGATTCATAACTGTTTCCGCTATTTTCCAACGACGTATATCCCAGAAACGATGTTCTTCGAAGGCTAATTCAATGCGTCTTTCATTTCTGATAATCTCGCGCATTTCACTTTGAGTAAAAGTTGTGGGTAAACCATAGCGTCCATCAGATCCTGCTGTGATACCTGCTCTGCTCCTGATTTGCTTCATATAGGTGATGATATCAGGATTATCCTTATTCACTTCATTCAAGGCTTCTACGTAATTAAGTAGGATTTCAGCGTATCGGATGATATTATAGGCTCTTTTTTGCGAGGCTAATGAAGACGATGTTTCATTGTTTCCCATGAATTTTCTAAGGTAGTAACCGGTTTGCGTTTGAGCAGTTTGCCGATTAGGTTTATCCAAGCCTCCTTCAAACGTTTCCACAGACCGTTTTAACCAAGTTGAACCATTATAAAATACTGTGTATTTCAAACGTGGGTCTCTATTCTTATATGGGTCTTGAGGGTTATAAGTAGGATCTTTATCAATTGTTTTGCCATTGATCGTTAAAAATGCATCTACCAGGTTTTGGCTTGGACTGGTGTATCCATTACATCTAAAGGCAGAAGTATAGTATCCGCAAGGGCTATTATTCAACTCAACAGAATTGCTACCCGATGATGACGTGATCACATTGCCCATGATTACCTCATTATTTTTCAAGGTGACAAATAAGGTTTGGAATCCAGGAGATGTAGTATGCAAAGAGTATACATTAAGATTGATTACTGCTTTTGCTGCATCTGCTGCTGCCTGCCATTTGGTCAAATCATTTGTCGGGTTATACAAAGGGCTGGCAAGATAGAGTGCAAGCCGTGAACGTAGAGCCAATGCAACACCTTTATTCATGCGGTAATACATCGGATCTGAACTGGCTGCTACATTCGCTGCCGGAAGATACTTCATGGCATCATCTATCTGAGCATTGATGTAATCTACACATTCATTTCTCGAACTTCTGGGAACATTAATTGTATCTTCCAGATTATACACTTTGTCGTACACGATAGGTACACCGTCCCATCGCTTGAGGAGTTCAAAGTAGAAATAAGCTCTCAACAAAATCGCTTCACCCTTCATATATGTACGGCTGGGTTCGGGTAGTTTGTTGGTCGCCGGTTGAGCATCCCATTTTGAAAGGAATAGGTTGGCTCTTCTAATGCCTGTATAGCAAAGCGACCACATGGAAAGACCATCAACTGTGTTAGAGGGTGATAATCGCCCGTTGCGGAAACTTTCAACACCATCATTCGTATAAATAGTTGGAACGGCATCATCGGTGCCCGCATCTAGGTAGTTTTGGCTGATTCTATTATGCAGATCAGGTAATTGTGCATAAATGGCAAAAAAACTTTGTGTGAAATATTTTGCTGTTGAGTCTGTTGGATTAAAAGCCTGGTCTTCAGATAGTCTCTCCAACGGCTCATTTTCAAAAGTATTACATGAGTAGAGCCCCAAAGCCATAACAATGGATAACCCTAATGCTGTTTTTCTAAATAGATGTTTCATTCTCTCGTTTTTTTAGAATTGAATAGATATACCTGCATTATATGATTTGATATTTGGAAGTACGCTTCCTGAATTTGTTAACAATTCCGGATCTGTACCCTTCAGAGGACAAATGGTTAGAATATTACATGCATTTGTGAATAATCTCGCACTAGATAGTTTGATTTTATGCGTCCATTTGTCAGGTAGTGTATATGAAAGTTCAATATTCTTCAGTCGCAAATAACCAACATCTTTTAGCCAGAAAGTAGAAGTTCTTGTATTATAACCATTGCCAGTTGCAGAAAGTCTTGGGTAATCGGCATTAGGATTATTGTTTGTTGCCGTCCAGCGATTCAAGTGCTTTTCCAATGCGTGTCCGTACGAATTGTTGGAAGTGTTAACACCAAAAGGCATGTCTTGGATGATAGCATCATTATTGGCAATACCCGCCCACTGAGTGCTCAAATCAAATCTTTTCCATGTTGCACCCACCATGAATCCATATTCAATGAGAGCTTTGTGTGTGCCGATAGATTTGATGTCTTTTCCGTCAATAAAGTGGTCACCGTTCAGGTCGAGATATTTGATGTCACCAGGTTGTGGGTTATAATCTGATACAGTTGCATAAGAGCTAAGATAGTTATCCACTTCTGTCTGATCTTTGAACAGCCCGTCAGCCACATAACCGAAAATTATCCCATATGGTTGCCCCACACGTTGCATGTACGATTCAGGATAAGTAGGTTCTCCATTATACTTTAGCTTTGTTTTATAGAATGTTGCATTCACGTTGCCATATACATTCACCTGATTGAAGGTACGATTGTAAGCCAAATCTACTTCTATGCCACTATTTCTGTATTTCAATGTGTTTTCAGATGGAAGACCAACTCCGTAAATATAGCTGTTGTTGGTAATTCTGTTTTGCGGTATTTTTGAGTATTCATTATTGAAAAACTCAACGGTAGCAGTAAGAGTGTTGCTAAATGCCTTTAGATCGAATCCTGCTGTGAATCTGTTTATATGGTCCCAAGTTGATGTGTAAGGTAAAGTGGCTTCATACAAGTATGAGCTTGATATAATAGTGCTCCCGCCAGTGTAAACAGAACCGGTTGAGTTGTAGTACTTCATATAGTTGTAATAGTCGCTTACATTACCTGTACCTGCTCTATAATATGCAGCAGAACCGTTATCTCCGTTTACACCATAAGTTGTTCTCAGTTTTAAGAAATTGATTGTTGATAGATTCTTTTGAAACCAATCTTCTTGTGAAATGACCCATCCAATACCTGCAGCAGGGAAGTAACCTCTTCTCTTCCCAGGTTTGTACTGGCTAGATTGCATGGTATTCAGCGCAATTTCCGCTAAATATCGTTTATCGTAATTATATTCTGCATTGAAAGTTAAACCACTGTTAATAAAAGGCAGATTGGTTCCTTGCAAAAGATAGTTGGTATAGTTGCCAACAACTTTGGTTTGAAAGGCATGTTTGTTAAGATTGAAATCGTAACCTAAAGTGATATTACCGGACAATAGTCTGTTCTGGCGATTATAACTTGATGAGTTCGCTTGTGTGCCTGCGGTTGACAATACGGTATAGTTAGCACTTGTGGGATCTGAATTATCGTTAGGATCTTGCCAAAAATATGAAACTCCAATAGATTTTGTTCTGTTCAGTGCTTCACGATAGGATGAATTATATGAAAATGCACCTTTAAGATACACCCCGTCAAATACACCTTTAAACTTCTGGGTCAATGCCATATCAATATTTAAGTCCGTTTTTGGATATAAAGTATATCCTGAGTAGATTGTCTTTCCATAAATATTATTAGAATATTGAAGAGAAGCACCCAATGAACCATCTGGATTCAGAACAGGATATGCATTTCTGGGAGTTTCATTTAAAGAGCTGTAAATGGCAGTAACACTTGATCCTGTAGCTATCTCTCTAAACATTTGGCCAAAAACATTTGCTTCTAGAAGTGTTGTCGGTGATAGATCGACATCCAAGTTTGCTCTTAATGAGAACTTTTTGTAGTTGTTGGATGTAGAATACGTGTTGATAGATTTATCTTCTTTAATGAAACCAGCTTGATTATAATAATTCAAATCGATGAAGTAGCGAGCAGCGTTTGACCCACCGCGGAAAGTTACATTGTACTGTTGAATAGGAGCATAATCTTTAAGGATTTGTTTC
The Bacteroides sedimenti genome window above contains:
- a CDS encoding SusC/RagA family TonB-linked outer membrane protein codes for the protein MSLKAQSKDSISWQAKSVTNGVTKKPVLFGMSSPELMLQSVSTVSGDQLLHRPAFQMENFFYGTLPGLKVSLENGLPSSQASIYLRGSSPLIVVDGIPRSDANIPVSQIESVSVIKDGLGLSMLGMASGNGVLYIKTKRGMISKLQVGFTAQMATSKEIFRPKHLDAFSYATLLNEARVNDGLSPLYSQTALDLYQSGTKPYTFPNVDWMKQILKDYAPIQQYNVTFRGGSNAARYFIDLNYYNQAGFIKEDKSINTYSTSNNYKKFSLRANLDVDLSPTTLLEANVFGQMFREIATGSSVTAIYSSLNETPRNAYPVLNPDGSLGASLQYSNNIYGKTIYSGYTLYPKTDLNIDMALTQKFKGVFDGVYLKGAFSYNSSYREALNRTKSIGVSYFWQDPNDNSDPTSANYTVLSTAGTQANSSSYNRQNRLLSGNITLGYDFNLNKHAFQTKVVGNYTNYLLQGTNLPFINSGLTFNAEYNYDKRYLAEIALNTMQSSQYKPGKRRGYFPAAGIGWVISQEDWFQKNLSTINFLKLRTTYGVNGDNGSAAYYRAGTGNVSDYYNYMKYYNSTGSVYTGGSTIISSSYLYEATLPYTSTWDHINRFTAGFDLKAFSNTLTATVEFFNNEYSKIPQNRITNNSYIYGVGLPSENTLKYRNSGIEVDLAYNRTFNQVNVYGNVNATFYKTKLKYNGEPTYPESYMQRVGQPYGIIFGYVADGLFKDQTEVDNYLSSYATVSDYNPQPGDIKYLDLNGDHFIDGKDIKSIGTHKALIEYGFMVGATWKRFDLSTQWAGIANNDAIIQDMPFGVNTSNNSYGHALEKHLNRWTATNNNPNADYPRLSATGNGYNTRTSTFWLKDVGYLRLKNIELSYTLPDKWTHKIKLSSARLFTNACNILTICPLKGTDPELLTNSGSVLPNIKSYNAGISIQF
- a CDS encoding transposase, with amino-acid sequence MNEKDKDLMSILMGLKWFESLYRAAESFYKTIMGNKAELLDQWIEKHKNTTLSKLRTFIIGIKLDIKAVRNTIIYPISNGIVEGFVNKLKAIKRIMYGRAGLELLKRKMILTNKSFQLK
- a CDS encoding RagB/SusD family nutrient uptake outer membrane protein, with amino-acid sequence MKAIFKKSIFVSSLAALFLSVGCTESSEGFLDSKADTVVDRLWVFSDSTRTEQYLANVYSKLIKPYFAEQGGTGYYADWDGATDNTCLLWTGATRLSNTLAFNDYSSYLSPASCSEFLTKWSETYIAINTATTFLLNVDQSPLSASRKERMKSEARFLRSYYYYYLLTYWGGVPLLKDNVYGDSDIPKETRATYAEMVDYIVSEMDAIIPNLPTSYEATDYGRIERGAALALKAKVLWLAASPLSNGGNVGTDDTKAFLGYDSYDVNRWQKAKTAIEAVLNAGYSLVEDNATRPGYGFYLVTTTRKNTECIFKLLLQATGFTSSYLLPASRGGQHYQYPYQELVDAFPMKTGESIKASGTTYNPAKPYENRDPRFYNTIIYDGAKWITSYSSQTPGRVNLYYKATTDGMGYDSYSTYTGYILRKFVKESSYGSSGANDSGFPIFRLADFMLMYAEALTELDVDANRSTIESQLFAIRKRAGIVAGANQRYGVPTNMTKDEMISFIINERRIEFVSEGGIRFVDLLRRKLKENLNDYNPTGIKWTGYDSKTQTCSNFEIITVRKPFKFESPRDYHFAIPLSEFNRAKGTLIQNPGWK
- a CDS encoding transposase; the encoded protein is MSAINTGVSLKSMQIPVSPSTVLRTIYRMDIPDCGVITTLGVDDWVFRKGVTYGSILVDLKTRDVIDLLADRETESFECWIRKHSDVNLVSRDRSTNYSSAIANTGRDIAEVADRFHLVKNMLDCVTKIIIDNYSDYRKAIRPEEVPMNKTPLEKLEGITEMATEIEQKTDSRINMFNEVKELQSKGFKINAIARRLHIARQTARKYMQYETLPIRRSSPRNEYYKFDQYVESECAKGKTLKSTYKDVVNKGFTGGLSPFYYHYRHLC
- a CDS encoding RagB/SusD family nutrient uptake outer membrane protein, translating into MKHLFRKTALGLSIVMALGLYSCNTFENEPLERLSEDQAFNPTDSTAKYFTQSFFAIYAQLPDLHNRISQNYLDAGTDDAVPTIYTNDGVESFRNGRLSPSNTVDGLSMWSLCYTGIRRANLFLSKWDAQPATNKLPEPSRTYMKGEAILLRAYFYFELLKRWDGVPIVYDKVYNLEDTINVPRSSRNECVDYINAQIDDAMKYLPAANVAASSDPMYYRMNKGVALALRSRLALYLASPLYNPTNDLTKWQAAADAAKAVINLNVYSLHTTSPGFQTLFVTLKNNEVIMGNVITSSSGSNSVELNNSPCGYYTSAFRCNGYTSPSQNLVDAFLTINGKTIDKDPTYNPQDPYKNRDPRLKYTVFYNGSTWLKRSVETFEGGLDKPNRQTAQTQTGYYLRKFMGNNETSSSLASQKRAYNIIRYAEILLNYVEALNEVNKDNPDIITYMKQIRSRAGITAGSDGRYGLPTTFTQSEMREIIRNERRIELAFEEHRFWDIRRWKIAETVMNQPIKGMVITKQADGTFTYATTNVRTQQFDASKMYWYPIPRNEMVANSALTQNIGWNY
- a CDS encoding SusC/RagA family TonB-linked outer membrane protein, which translates into the protein MKNRLIIIALFALLPLYAIAQINIKGTVVDQSGNPLIGAAIVEAENIRNGTTSDVDGKFSLKVKSSSSKIWIKYIGYVDKTLTAGSILKESTIELEDDSKILPEVQIVQMGFGTKSRISNVAAISQIDSKSIRQSPSASIQNALVGKLPGLFQLQRSGQPGNDAANLMIRGISSSSNNTPLVLIDDVESTIQALTQMDPNDVESISILKDAGSTAIFGIKGANGVILVTTRRGEEGAAKVTFRTDFGVQQPTYVRKSLSSYESLMLIREQYLNNNILSDLSGVDPSFKPENSNSLLASDVLEHYKLQDMPYVYPNVDWYKELYRQASIQTKQTFDIQGGSKNVKYFLSLGYLHQDGMLKKYSTEGFNNQYYLNRYNVRANLDFNITKSTLLKLGVNGVIDEKNEPYLPDPRRTGGALPFFARISSGTLNSWLYPVYNENGTYGGRTGNASTNPVSLLQWGGYTRTFTNNVVGNAAIEQKLDFITPGLKVKGLLAVTNTWSFYKSLTRDTFLEYQYDSNSGTYNSCTPDTYVLPNLSSASGYSSSYPYLKLGTQIHLSYNRKFGPHNLAALILASWNSSRSAADTPDNSKGYNSRISYDYKSRYMVELSGAYNGSDKFKAKKRFDLFPALSLGWNISEEPFAGDFLRDKLGVEYFKLRGSYGVVGSDYFNSSFSNYYVEKYVTSGGYYFGENPTYVNAMVLSQLPNDNVSWEKEKKLDIGTDIRLFKGKLGITADYFFNKRYNILLARGSMPYYIGIPSSVLPPRNMGKNQNQGFDGEITWRSKINKNFSYNIRGTVSHAVNKVLFNDEARNMYPALMATGHNLGRTVGYIWDGFYQSQSDIANSPKDGLSRNLKPGDLKYRDISGPEGKPDGVIDPYDQTDIGHNYPDYTFGLTLGCSYKNWDFSVLFQGATGGVISSQTLLQIGNDNGVPSDIHTKRWSYFDKDWNFVTDEATLIEMNKSAEFPRFGGANSHSSTFWLRPTDYLRLKNIEIGYNFSRRLTKTLGINSARAFVTGQNLITWCGLNLYQVDPESNSDADRAAYSSYPQQRLFNFGLQVTF